The Mycobacterium riyadhense sequence GACAAACCATGTCCCACAAGTCGTCCGGAGATTCGACTCCACCGGGATACCGACACGCCATCCCGACGACGGCGATCGGCTCGGTCAGGGCGGTGACAAGCGAATGATTTTCTTGTTTCAGGCGATCAACCTGCCCTAGCGCGGCACGCAACGCCTCCGTCGCCTGCTGAAGCTTGGTAGCCATAGCGGAATCGTTCATTTGCGGACTTCCTGTTCGTTCATGGCCAGCTTGACGAGATCGTCGAGATCCAGTTCGGTGAGGTCAGCTGTCGCGGAGGTGAGTCCACCGGCTTGCCGCAGACGTCTGACGGGATGGGTCTCCTGGGCCTCAGCGCCTTCGCTAGAGCCACTGAGGACTGGCTTCGCTAGGCGGATGCGCAGGTATTTCGCAATTGCGCCGGCGTTGGGGTGGTCAAAAATCAACGTGGTGGGCAGTTGTAAACCAGTGGTGAGGGCCAAGCGATTACGGAGTTCGATCGTGCCGAGGGAGTCCAGACCGATCTCGTTGAAGGCGCGGGCGGGGTCGACCGCCTCGGGGCCCGCATGGTTGAGCACAGCGGCGATTTGACTGCGCACCTCAGCCAAAAGCAGACCGTCCCATTGAGATTCGGGGACACCGTCAAGACGCTGGGCCAGGGTGGCAGCCGCTGCTTCGCGTTTTGCCGGCGCCCGGACCAGCCCGCGCAGCAGCGGAGGCAGCATCCCGATGCGGGCCTGGGCACGCAACGCGGCAAGATCCAACTGGACCGGCACTAGGAGCGGCTCGGGGCGAGTGCACGCCTGGTCAAACAAACCCAAGCCGTACGCGGTGGACATCGCGGCCAACCCGGCGCGCTGGATACGGACTTTATCGGCTGCGTTGAGCTGACCGGCAATTCCGCTGGCTTGTCCCCACAGCCCCCATGCCAGCGAGGTCGCCGGCAAACCAAGGCCGTTGCGGTACTGGGCCAGCCCATCCAGGAAGGCGTTGGCCGCAACATAATTGGCTTGCCCGGGACTACCCAACACCGAAGCGATCGAGGAGAACAAGACAAACGCCGACAGATCCAGCTCCGCGGTGAGCTCATGCAAGTGCACCGCGGCGTCCAGTTTCGGACGCAACACCTGTTCGATCTTGTCCCGATCCAGCGATTCGATCACGCCGTCGGCCAGCACTCCGGCTGCGTGGATGACCGCCCCCAACGGATGCTGGGCCGGGATCCCGGCCAGTACCGTGGCGAGCTGGTCGCGGTCAGCGACATCGGCGGCGGCGAATGTCACTTGGCAGCCTTGTTGTTCGAGTTCGGCGCGCAACTGCTCGGCGCCCTCGGCGGCGGCACCGCGGCGACTGACCAACAAGAGCCGACCGCAGTGGTATCGGCTCGCCAGATGGCGGGCCACCGCCATACCCAAACTGCCCGTGCCCCCGGTGATCAGCACCGTGCGCTGCGGGTCGAACACCGCGGTTTCAGGTTCGGGTCGAGCCGTGACGCGGGTTAGCCGTGGCGCGCACACAGTTCCCTCACGCAGCACCACACGCGGTTCCCCGGTTACCGTCAGCGCGCCGGCAACAGCCCGTGAAGCCTCGCTGGCGTGGCTGTCCTGCAGATCAATCCACATGAACCGGCCCGGATGCTCGGAAGCCGCGCTGCGCAACAATCCTTCCGCGGCCGCACCAGCGACCCCCGCCGAGCGGGCGACTAACACCAGCCGCGATTGTGCCAACTCCGGGACACCCAGCCACGCCCGCACGAGGTCCAGCGTGCGATACAACCCAGCGCGCACGCTGTCACTCCGGACACCTTCGCCTGCGATCGGTGCGGCGGTCAGCACCACCTCTGGGGCGCTGGCACCGGCCCGGATCGCCTCGCTCAGAAGTGCTAAATCCGCGAACCGCTCGATGTTTTCGCCAACAATGTCAACCAGGTTCAGTGGCCCGCCCTCGAGAATCACCATCCGCTGCGGGGCCGCGCCATCGGTTGGGATCGGGGTCCATTCCAGCGCGTGCAGCGACTCCACCCCCGGGCTGCTCATGGCGGCCAGTGCGGCGGCATCGATCGGGCGCACATCAAGGGAATCCACCGCAAGCACCGGGGCTCCTGACTCGTCAACCGCGGCGATGCTCAAGCTGCCGGACTCGTTGGGGCTCAACATCACTCGGAGCACCGCGGCACCTCGCGACCACAACGACACCCCGGCCCAGACAAACGGCAATGGCAACGCGTTGGCCACCTGCCCGGGGCCCAGCTCCCCCGCCGCCGGATGCAACGCCGCGTCGAACAACGCCGGATGCACACCAAAACTCTCGCCGGCATGTTCGGCATCCAAAGCGATCTCGGCGAACAACTGCTCACCGCGACGCCACATCGCCCGCACCCCGTGAAATGCCGGACCGTACTGAAAACCCGCGTCGGCCAACCGGTCATACAGCGACTCAGCCTGCACCGCTTGCGCATCCGCCGGCGGCCAGGTCACCAACTCAGCAAATCCCGCACCGTCCTGCGCCTCAGCGCTCAACACACCGCTGGCATGCCGGACCCATGCGTTGCCGTGCTTGTTGGTTGGGCTTTCCGGGCGCGAATGGATGGTCACTCGACAGCGGCCTTGCTCACTGGCAGCACCAATTCGCAACTGCAGTTGCAGGCCGCCGTCCTCGGGGATGAGCACGGGTGCCTCGAGGATGAGTTCGTCGAGTCGGTGGAAGTCGGCTTGGGCGCCGGCCGTCAACGCCATCTCCACCAATGCCGCGGCCGGTAATAACGCCGCATCAAGAACGGCGTGATCGGCTAGCCACGGGTGACTCTCCACAGACAGCCGTCCGCTGAACAACCAGCCATCGTCATCGCCCAGGCTGACTCCTGCGGCCAGGAACGGATGGCCCACACCCGCCAGCCCAGCCGACGCCAAGTTCCCCACGCCTGCCGACGGGGTCAACCAATACCGCTGCCGCTGGAACGCATACGGCGGCAACCCAACACGCCGTCGCTGCGGCCCGAACACTGCGCGCCAATCCACGCCCACCCCATGCACATAGGCCTTGGCCACACACCCCATCACCGCCTGCGTCTCAGGCCGATTCGCGTCCAGCACCGGAACAGACAACGCCGGGCTCGCATCGCCCACACACTGGCGCACCATCGCACTCAACGGCCCCGTGGGACCCACTTCCAGATACTTGGTGACCCCGGCGTCGGCAAGAAAGCCCACACCATCGGCGAACCGCACCGTCTCACGCACCTGACGCACCCAATAGTCCGCCGAACCCAACTCGCTCGCCGTAGCCGGCCGTCCAGTCAGGTTGGACACCAACGCAATCCGCGGCTCGCCGAATGACAACTTCGCAACGATAGCGCCGAACTCGGCCAGCATGGGCTCCATGCGCGCCGAATGAAACGCATGACTAACCTTGAGCCGCGTGGTCTTACGATCCGACCACAACCCCACCCACTCCTCGATGGCATCCGCGTCACCAGAAACCACCGTGGACTCGGGACTGTTCAGCGCGGCCACCGACAAACGCCCGCCAAAGCCCTCCAGCGTCGGCCGCACCTCGTCTTCGGAGGCCGCTACCGCCACCATCGCCCCACCCGCCGGCAGGCCGCCCATTAATCGGCCCCGCGCGGCCACCAACACGCAGGCATCGGCCAACGAGAACACCCCCGCCACATGCGCGGCGACCAACTCACCAATCGAATGACCAATCAGATAATCCGCCCGCACCCCCCAGGACTCGATCAGGCGATACAGCGCCACCTCGATCGCGAACAACGCGGGCTGCGTAAACGCCGACTGGTCCAGCAATTCCGCCTCCGGTGAACCCGCAGGGGCAAACAACAACTCCTTCAAGGACCGACCCAAATGCGGATCAAACTGCGTGCATATCTCATCGAGCGCCGCAGTGAACACCGGATAGGCCTCATACAGCTGCGCGCCCATCCCCACCCGCTGGGCTCCCTGCCCCGGGAACACCAACGCGACCTTGCCTCCCACCACACGACCGGTCACTACACCAGCATCCGGACGTCCAGCCGCCAACGCCGACAACCCTGCTATCAACTCGTGGCGATCAGTGCCCACCACCGCGGCACGGTGATCGAGCGCGGATCGACTTGTGGCAAGCGAGAATCCGACATCGACAACAGCGAGTTCGGGGTGGTCGGCCAGGTATTCACACAACCGCGCCGCTTGACCACGCAGCGCCACTTCACTTTTAGCCGAAACCAGGAACGGCATCGGGCTGGAATCGTCAGAAACATTCCCATCGGAGGGTGACGAGGGCGCCGGCTCGGAAGCCGGTGGTTCTTCCAGGATCACGTGGGCGTTGGTGCCCGAAATCCCGAATGAGGACACCCCGGCCCGACGCACCCGATCCCCACCATCCCAGGGTTGGGCCTCGGTGAGCAGCCGCACCTGACCGGCACTCCAATCCACGTGCGGCGTCGGCTCATCGACATGCAGCGTCGCCGGCAACACACCGTGGCGCATGGCCTGGATCATCTTGATCACCCCGGCCACACCGGCAGCCGCCTGGGTGTGACCCATGTTGGACTTGATCGAGCCCAACCACACCGGCCGCTCCGCATCACGATCCTGCCCATAGGTGGCCACAATGGCTTGCGCCTCAATGGGATCGCCCAACACCGTGCCGGTGCCATGGGCCTCCACCACGTCCACGTCCTCGGTGTTCAGCCCGGCGGTGGCCAGGGCCGAACGAATCACCCGCTCCTGTGATGGGCCGTTGGGTGCGGTCAACCCGTTGGAAGCACCGTCCTGATTGACCGCGCTGCCCCGAATCACCGCCAACACCTGATGCCCGTGGCGGCGGGCATCAGAAAGCCGCTCCAACAGCACCAACCCGACACCCTCGGAGAACCCGGTCCCGTCCGAAGCGGCGGCAAACGACTTGCACCGCCCATCCGGAGACAGCGCACGCTGCCGGGAAAACTCGACGAAGAAACCCGGATGGGCAATCACCGTGGCACCGCCGGCCAGGGCCATCGAACACTCGCCGGCACGCAATGCCTGGCAGGCCTGATGCATCGCCACCAGCGACGATGAACACGCCGTATCGATCGTCACCGCCGGACCTTCTAGACCGAACACATAGGCGACACGTCCCGAGGCCACGCTCGCGGAAAGCCCCGTAGTCAGATAACCTTCCACCTCCCGCGCGGCATGCACGCCGTACTGCGACGCCAGGAGCCCGGCGAAGACACCGGTTTGGCTGCCCCGCAACGACTTCGGATCGATGCCGGCCGATTCGAAGGTCTCCCAGGCGGTCTCCAGCAACAACCGCTGCTGGGGATCCATCGCCAACGCCTCACGAGGCGAGATCCCAAAAAAGTCCGCGTCGAAATCAGCGGCATCCTGCACGAACCCACCGTCACGGGCATAAGAAGTACCGGCATGATCGGGGTCAGGATGGTAAAGCCCCGCTACGTCCCAACCCCGATCGGTTGGGAATCCAGACATCACATCGCGGCCCTGGAAGACCATGTCCCACAAGGCATCCGCGGAGTCGACCCCACCCGGATACCGGCACGCCATCCCCACCACCGCAACCGCATCATCCAAACGCCCTGGCGCGGCAGGTGCGGCCGGAACCGCGGCGCCGACGATAGTTCCCTCGACGCGAGTACGCAGGAACTTGGCGATCGCGCCGGGGCTTGGGTGATCAAAGATCAGCGTCGTGGGCAGTTGTAGCCCGGTGCTCTGGGCCAAGCGGTTTCGCAGCTCGACCGCGCCCAACGAGTCCAAGCCGATCTCATTGAGCGCTTGCTCGGCATCCACCGCGTCTGCAGACCGGCGATTGAGCACCGCCGCGACCTGACCCTGCACCTCGGCCAAAAGCACATTGTCCCAGTCGCCTTCGGGGACACCGGCCAGTCGCTGCGCGAGCGGACCACCAGCACGTCGACGTTTGGCAGCCACCCGCACCAACCCGCTGAGCAGCCCGGGCAGCATCCCCGCTTCGGCTTGGGCACGCAACCCAGCAGGGTCCAGCTGTACGGGCACCAGCAGCGCCTCGCTCCGTGCGCAGGCCCGATCAAACAATTCCAGGCCGTACTCAGTCGACATCGCCGCCACCCCGCTGCGTCGCAGCCGGGCCTGATCGGCGTCATCAAGCTCACCAGTCATCCCACTGGCCTCGCCCCACAAGCCCCATGCCAACGACGTCGCCGGCAAACCGAGGCTCTGCCGATACTGGGCCAACCCATCCAGGAAGGCGTTGGCCGCAGCGTAATTGGCCTGCCCCGGACTGCCCAGCACCGCGGCGGCCGAAGAGAACAGCACAAACGCCGACAAGTCCAAACCCGCCGTCAGCTCGTGCAAATGCAGCGCGGCATCCAGTTTCGGACGCAAGACCTGCTCTACCTTGGCGCGATGCAGCGATTCGATCACCCCATCGGCGAGCACCCCAGCGGCGTGGATCACCGCACCCAGCGGATATTCGGCCGGGATCGCAGCCAGTGCCGTGGCCAACTGATCGCGATCGGCTACATCGACGGCGGCGAATGTCACCTGGCAGCCTTGTTTTTCCAGTTCGCCGCGCAGCTGCTCGGCACCGTCAGCCTCGGCGCCTCGGCGGCTGACCAGCAACAAATGCCCGCATTGATGCACGGCGGCCAAATGACGCGCCAACGCCACACCCAACACACCCGTACCCCCGGTGATCAACACCGTGCGGCCAGGATCAAATACCGGCGTATCGGTTTCGGGTTCAGAGCTGACGCGAGCAAGCCGCGGCGCCAACACGATTCCCTCGCGAACAGCCACCCGCGGCTCTCCGGACAGCGCCACCGCTGCCGCCACACCCCGCCGAGAGGCCTCACTGTCGTCGAGGTCAACCCACATGAACCCACCCGGCTTCTCAGAAGCCGCGCTGCGCAACAACCCTTCCGCCGCTGCCGCTGCGACATCCGGGCATTCCCCCGCACCCACGGCCACCGCCGCGCGGGTGACAAACACCAACCGCGCCTGCGCCAACTCCGGAACGCCCAACCAGGCCTGCAGCACGCCCAGCGTGCGATACAACCCACTACGCGCAGCCGCAGCAAGCCCATCGTCGCCGCCCACCGCCGCCGCCGTCAGCACCACCTCCGGAGCACTGACACCGCCACGAACCGCCTCGGTCAGCGCGACCAGATCCGGGTAACACTGCACATCCTCACCGAGAACCGCTTCCACATCCGACAGCCCACCGCCAAGGATCGCCATACGCGGACGACCTTCCACCGCGTCGACTGTTGTCCAATCCACCACATGCAGCGACTCGGTTCGCCGGCTGCCGATGCGGGCCAGCTGGGCGGCTTCAATCGGCCGCACGTCCAATGAGTCGACACGAATCACGGGCTCGCCGTTGAGATTCCAAGCGGTGAGGCGCAGTCCACCAGCGCCCGTGGGGACGAGGGCGACCCGCAGCGCCGAATCCGCAAGACCCGCCAACGACACTCCGCCCCAGGCGAAGGGCAACTGCACCTGACCGGGCTGACCGTCCATTAGGCCGGGAGCCGCGTGCAGCGCCGCGTCGAATAACGCCGGATGCACGCCGAATCCTTCGGTCGATTGTTCCCCGTCGAAGCTGACTTCAGCGAACAGTTCATCGCCGCGGCGCCAGATTGCTTGCACCCCTTGGAATACCGGGCCATATTGGAACCCAATCTCCGCCAACCGGCCATACAGTGAGTCGGCATGCACTGACATCGCGCCGGCCGGCGGCCAGGACACCAATTGCTGGAAATCCGAGCGGTCATCCGCGTCGGCGCTCAGCGCGCCGGTCGCGTGGCGAACCCACTGCTCGGCTCCCTCAGTGAGCGCCTTTTCCGGGCGCGAAAAGATCGTCACTCGGCAGCGACCGTCCTCATCGGGACCGCCGATAAGCAGTTGTAGTTGCACCGCACCGTCTTCGGGGATCAGCAATGGCGCTTCGAGGACGAGTTCGTCGAGTCGCCGGAGCTCGGCGCGGGCACCGGCAGCCAACGCCATCTCCACAAACGCGGTGCCCGGCATTAACACCACATCAAAAACGGCGTGATCCATCAGCCACGCCTGGTCCTTAACCGAGAGCTGCCCGCTAAAGAGCCATCCCTGATCATCGCCGAGGTTCACGCCCGCGGTCAGGAAAGGGTGATCTAGCGTCGACAGTCCCGCTGACGCCAGATCGCCACCCGTACCCGCCGTGTTGTAGCTTCTCAGCCAATACCGTTCCCGCTGAAATGCATAGGTGGGCAGCGAGACTCGTTGCGGGCCGTGCGGGGCAAAGACGGCTGTCCAGTCCACCGTTACGCCGCGCACCTGGGCTTCAGCGAGTGATGTGGCAAAGCGTCTCCAGCCGCCGTCACCCCGGCGCATCGAGCCCAGCACCGCCATGTCGGCCAGGTCTTGCCCGGCTGCCTCCGCGGTTTCGTTAATGGCCACCCCCAGTACCGGGTGCGGACCCATCTCGATGAACGTGCTACAGCCCTGCTCCAGCAACAGCCGGATGGTGTCGGCGAACCGCACCGGCTGGCGCACGTTGCGATACCAATAAGCGGCGTCAAGGGTGTCGGTGTCCAACTGCGCACCGACGACTGTTGAGAAGAACGGAACATCCCCGGCGCGTGACGTGATGGTCGCCAGCTCGGCCATCAGGCGCTCTTTCACCGGCTCCATTTGCGGGCAGTGCGAGGCAAAGTCCGCGGCAAGCACCTTGGCGAACACGCCTTCGGCCGTGCACTCAGCCACCAACTCTGCCAGCGCCGCGGGATCCCCGGCGACTCCGGTCGAGGTTGGGCTGTTAAGCGCCGACACCCAGATCCGCCCCTCCCAACGCGATAACCGCGCGTTGACCTGCTCAGCGGGCAGACCCACCGACGCCATGCCGCCACCGCTGGCAAGCTCCGCGATGGCGCGGCCGCGCAGCGCGACGAGTCTGGCGGCGTCCTGCAGGCTCAGGGCGCCAGCTATGTAGGCGGCGGCGATCTCACCCTGGGAGTGGCCGATCACCATCGCCGGTTCCACACCGCAGGAACGCCACAACTCGGCCAATGACACCATCACCGCAAACAACGCAGGCTGGACCACATCCACCCGGGTCAACGAGGATTCGGCCACTCCGCCGCGCAGCACCTCCTCCAGCGACCAATCCACATGGGGCGCAAGCGCATCGGCGCACGCCCGCAGCTGCGCAGCGAACACCGGCGAGCTATCCAGCAGCTCTACCGCCATGGCCTCCCACTGCGGGCCGTGTCCCGGGAAAACGAACGCGACCTTGCCGCCGATTGGATGACCCGTCACCACCCCGGCGGCGGGCTGCCCAGTGGCCAGCGCCGACAAGCCCGCCATCAACTCATGGCGATCCGCACCCACCACCGCGGCGCGGTAATCGAACGCGGATCGACCCGTGGCAAGCGAGAACCCAATATCGGCAACATCGAGTTCCGGGTGATCGGCCAGGTGAGCGCTCAGTCGCGCCGCTTGCCCACGCAGCGCCGCTTCGCTTTTGGCCGAGACCACTAACGGAACCACCGCCTGGCCCGCAGACACGGCCAGGGGCGCACCACTACTCGACGTAGCCTGATTGGAAGCTGCGGGGGGCGCTTCCTCGACGATCAGATGCGCGTTGGTGCCCGAGATACCAAATGACGACACCCCGGCCCGACGGATCCGGGCCCCACGCTTCCAGGGCTGGGCCTCGGTGAGCAGCTGCACGTGACCCGCACTCCAGTCCACCTGCGGTGTGGGAGCATCGACATGCAAGGTCGGCGGCAACACACCGTGGCGCATGGCCTGGATCATCTTGATCACCCCGGCCACACCGGCGGCGGCCTGAGGATGACCCATGTTGGACTTGATGGAACCCAACCACAGCGGCCGATCCGGATCGCGTTCTTGGCCGTAGGTCGCCAAGATCGCCTGGGCCTCAACGGGATCGCCTCGCCTGGTACCGGTGGCATGGGCCTCCACCACATCCACATCCGCCCCGCCCAATCCCGCTGCGGCCAACGCCAAACGGATCACCTGCTCCTGGGCGGGCTCGCTGGGAGCGACAAGCCCGTTGCTGGCCCCGTCCTGGTTGATCGCGCTGCCGCGGATCACCGCCAACACCTCATGGCCGTTGCGGCGAGCTTCGGAAAGGCGCTCAAGCAACACCACCCCCGCGCCCTCGGAGAAGCCGGCCCCATCCGCGGCAGCCGCGAATGATCTGCATCTCCCATCCGGGGACAGCGCCCGCATGCGGGAAAACTCGATAAGCGTCTTCGGGGTGGCCATCACCATGACCCCACCGGCCAGTGCCATCGAGCACTCACCGCTACGCAGTGCCTGACAGGCCTGATGCATCGCCACCAATGATGACGAGCACGCGGTGTCCACACTTACCGCCGGACCGTTGAAGCCAAGCACATAGGCGACACGACCGGATATCACACTCGCCTGCGTACCGACGCCTATGTGTCCCTCGGCGTCATCCCAGCCGGCCTCACCGTACCCCGAATCCATGATCCCGGCGAAGACACCGGTTAGGCTGCCGCGCAACGCTTGTGGGTCGATGCCCGCTGATTCAAACGCCTCCCACGCGGTTTCCAGGAGGATTCGCTGTTGGGGGTCCATCGCCCAGGCCTCGCGCGGCGAAATCCCGAAGAACCCCGCATCGAAATCTGCGACCTCTTCGATAAATCCCATCGCACGCGTATAGCAAGTTCTCATGCGATCGGGGTCGGGACTATACAGTCGCTCCAGATCCCAACCACGATCTGTCGGAAACCCCGAGATCACGTCGCGGCCTTGAGCCACCATGTTCCACAAGCCCTCCGGAGAGTCCACTCCACCCGGATAACGGCACGCCATGCCCACCACCGCAATCGGATCGTCGAGCCGTGATTGAGGGGGTGTGTTTGGCACACGGCTGCCGACGGGTCCAACGGCAGCGCCAACACGGTACTTCATCGGGAACTCCTATCCATCCCACGTACTAGGAAAGCCCCGTGGGGTTAGCGGCCTGATTTTGTGACTGAGCAATGCCTTGCTCATAGAACGGTCTTGTTCTGCATGCCGTCAGCTCCTGGCGGGGAACGCGGGAGCTGACCTCGGGGTCCACATCCGGGCTGTTGCCAGCCACATCGGCGTTAACGTGAACAAACTGATCGATCAGGACCTGATTACGAAGGGTTTCAGGCCCAATCGGCAAAGTAGCGCGAGCGCATTACCAACATCGGTCGACGGCCGCGTTCGCGAGCGAGCCTATCTGCTTCGCACCCGACCAGCGGCGCGCTCGGAGCGGCATCGGAGCTAGATTGCAGGCTGTTTGCCAAACAGCGATCGTGTTCTCGCTTTCTTCGATGGGACGCGATAACAGTGTGAGCGTGCCGTGATCGCACGGATATCCGCCGCTCGGGCCGAATTCGTGTCCCCCAATCGGAGGACCGGCCGTCCCCTTAACGGTTGCTCCGTATTCGAATCGCATTGGTAGTCACCAATTTTGCGCTCAGCGATCGAAATCACACCAGTGGACGGTGTTTCGATCGTTATTGGCCGAGGGTGCGGGGGGCCACGTCTACTCCCTCGTTGATGCCGATGCGCTGATGAAGCCGGGCCAGTGGCAAGGGCGCCCACCAATTGGCCCGGCCCATGACGCGCATGAACGCTGGGAGCAGCACCATGCGCACCAGCGTGGCGTCCACAACCACCGCCAGCGTAAGTCCCAAACCGAACATTCTCATGAACGCGACCTGTGCGGCTATCAACGCGGCGAAGGAGATTGACATGAGCAGCGCCGCGGCGGTCACTACGCGACCGGAGCGCGCCAGACCA is a genomic window containing:
- a CDS encoding type I polyketide synthase; this encodes MKYRVGAAVGPVGSRVPNTPPQSRLDDPIAVVGMACRYPGGVDSPEGLWNMVAQGRDVISGFPTDRGWDLERLYSPDPDRMRTCYTRAMGFIEEVADFDAGFFGISPREAWAMDPQQRILLETAWEAFESAGIDPQALRGSLTGVFAGIMDSGYGEAGWDDAEGHIGVGTQASVISGRVAYVLGFNGPAVSVDTACSSSLVAMHQACQALRSGECSMALAGGVMVMATPKTLIEFSRMRALSPDGRCRSFAAAADGAGFSEGAGVVLLERLSEARRNGHEVLAVIRGSAINQDGASNGLVAPSEPAQEQVIRLALAAAGLGGADVDVVEAHATGTRRGDPVEAQAILATYGQERDPDRPLWLGSIKSNMGHPQAAAGVAGVIKMIQAMRHGVLPPTLHVDAPTPQVDWSAGHVQLLTEAQPWKRGARIRRAGVSSFGISGTNAHLIVEEAPPAASNQATSSSGAPLAVSAGQAVVPLVVSAKSEAALRGQAARLSAHLADHPELDVADIGFSLATGRSAFDYRAAVVGADRHELMAGLSALATGQPAAGVVTGHPIGGKVAFVFPGHGPQWEAMAVELLDSSPVFAAQLRACADALAPHVDWSLEEVLRGGVAESSLTRVDVVQPALFAVMVSLAELWRSCGVEPAMVIGHSQGEIAAAYIAGALSLQDAARLVALRGRAIAELASGGGMASVGLPAEQVNARLSRWEGRIWVSALNSPTSTGVAGDPAALAELVAECTAEGVFAKVLAADFASHCPQMEPVKERLMAELATITSRAGDVPFFSTVVGAQLDTDTLDAAYWYRNVRQPVRFADTIRLLLEQGCSTFIEMGPHPVLGVAINETAEAAGQDLADMAVLGSMRRGDGGWRRFATSLAEAQVRGVTVDWTAVFAPHGPQRVSLPTYAFQRERYWLRSYNTAGTGGDLASAGLSTLDHPFLTAGVNLGDDQGWLFSGQLSVKDQAWLMDHAVFDVVLMPGTAFVEMALAAGARAELRRLDELVLEAPLLIPEDGAVQLQLLIGGPDEDGRCRVTIFSRPEKALTEGAEQWVRHATGALSADADDRSDFQQLVSWPPAGAMSVHADSLYGRLAEIGFQYGPVFQGVQAIWRRGDELFAEVSFDGEQSTEGFGVHPALFDAALHAAPGLMDGQPGQVQLPFAWGGVSLAGLADSALRVALVPTGAGGLRLTAWNLNGEPVIRVDSLDVRPIEAAQLARIGSRRTESLHVVDWTTVDAVEGRPRMAILGGGLSDVEAVLGEDVQCYPDLVALTEAVRGGVSAPEVVLTAAAVGGDDGLAAAARSGLYRTLGVLQAWLGVPELAQARLVFVTRAAVAVGAGECPDVAAAAAEGLLRSAASEKPGGFMWVDLDDSEASRRGVAAAVALSGEPRVAVREGIVLAPRLARVSSEPETDTPVFDPGRTVLITGGTGVLGVALARHLAAVHQCGHLLLVSRRGAEADGAEQLRGELEKQGCQVTFAAVDVADRDQLATALAAIPAEYPLGAVIHAAGVLADGVIESLHRAKVEQVLRPKLDAALHLHELTAGLDLSAFVLFSSAAAVLGSPGQANYAAANAFLDGLAQYRQSLGLPATSLAWGLWGEASGMTGELDDADQARLRRSGVAAMSTEYGLELFDRACARSEALLVPVQLDPAGLRAQAEAGMLPGLLSGLVRVAAKRRRAGGPLAQRLAGVPEGDWDNVLLAEVQGQVAAVLNRRSADAVDAEQALNEIGLDSLGAVELRNRLAQSTGLQLPTTLIFDHPSPGAIAKFLRTRVEGTIVGAAVPAAPAAPGRLDDAVAVVGMACRYPGGVDSADALWDMVFQGRDVMSGFPTDRGWDVAGLYHPDPDHAGTSYARDGGFVQDAADFDADFFGISPREALAMDPQQRLLLETAWETFESAGIDPKSLRGSQTGVFAGLLASQYGVHAAREVEGYLTTGLSASVASGRVAYVFGLEGPAVTIDTACSSSLVAMHQACQALRAGECSMALAGGATVIAHPGFFVEFSRQRALSPDGRCKSFAAASDGTGFSEGVGLVLLERLSDARRHGHQVLAVIRGSAVNQDGASNGLTAPNGPSQERVIRSALATAGLNTEDVDVVEAHGTGTVLGDPIEAQAIVATYGQDRDAERPVWLGSIKSNMGHTQAAAGVAGVIKMIQAMRHGVLPATLHVDEPTPHVDWSAGQVRLLTEAQPWDGGDRVRRAGVSSFGISGTNAHVILEEPPASEPAPSSPSDGNVSDDSSPMPFLVSAKSEVALRGQAARLCEYLADHPELAVVDVGFSLATSRSALDHRAAVVGTDRHELIAGLSALAAGRPDAGVVTGRVVGGKVALVFPGQGAQRVGMGAQLYEAYPVFTAALDEICTQFDPHLGRSLKELLFAPAGSPEAELLDQSAFTQPALFAIEVALYRLIESWGVRADYLIGHSIGELVAAHVAGVFSLADACVLVAARGRLMGGLPAGGAMVAVAASEDEVRPTLEGFGGRLSVAALNSPESTVVSGDADAIEEWVGLWSDRKTTRLKVSHAFHSARMEPMLAEFGAIVAKLSFGEPRIALVSNLTGRPATASELGSADYWVRQVRETVRFADGVGFLADAGVTKYLEVGPTGPLSAMVRQCVGDASPALSVPVLDANRPETQAVMGCVAKAYVHGVGVDWRAVFGPQRRRVGLPPYAFQRQRYWLTPSAGVGNLASAGLAGVGHPFLAAGVSLGDDDGWLFSGRLSVESHPWLADHAVLDAALLPAAALVEMALTAGAQADFHRLDELILEAPVLIPEDGGLQLQLRIGAASEQGRCRVTIHSRPESPTNKHGNAWVRHASGVLSAEAQDGAGFAELVTWPPADAQAVQAESLYDRLADAGFQYGPAFHGVRAMWRRGEQLFAEIALDAEHAGESFGVHPALFDAALHPAAGELGPGQVANALPLPFVWAGVSLWSRGAAVLRVMLSPNESGSLSIAAVDESGAPVLAVDSLDVRPIDAAALAAMSSPGVESLHALEWTPIPTDGAAPQRMVILEGGPLNLVDIVGENIERFADLALLSEAIRAGASAPEVVLTAAPIAGEGVRSDSVRAGLYRTLDLVRAWLGVPELAQSRLVLVARSAGVAGAAAEGLLRSAASEHPGRFMWIDLQDSHASEASRAVAGALTVTGEPRVVLREGTVCAPRLTRVTARPEPETAVFDPQRTVLITGGTGSLGMAVARHLASRYHCGRLLLVSRRGAAAEGAEQLRAELEQQGCQVTFAAADVADRDQLATVLAGIPAQHPLGAVIHAAGVLADGVIESLDRDKIEQVLRPKLDAAVHLHELTAELDLSAFVLFSSIASVLGSPGQANYVAANAFLDGLAQYRNGLGLPATSLAWGLWGQASGIAGQLNAADKVRIQRAGLAAMSTAYGLGLFDQACTRPEPLLVPVQLDLAALRAQARIGMLPPLLRGLVRAPAKREAAAATLAQRLDGVPESQWDGLLLAEVRSQIAAVLNHAGPEAVDPARAFNEIGLDSLGTIELRNRLALTTGLQLPTTLIFDHPNAGAIAKYLRIRLAKPVLSGSSEGAEAQETHPVRRLRQAGGLTSATADLTELDLDDLVKLAMNEQEVRK